In the genome of Anguilla anguilla isolate fAngAng1 chromosome 15, fAngAng1.pri, whole genome shotgun sequence, the window CGTCCTCACATTCTGtgcaacaaacacaaaaaagattaCGATCAAAGCCATGGAGAAGTACTGTAGAGATGAGATGGAGAGCTTGTTAGTCATTGAGGTTATTATGGGAAATGTtcacaatattaaaatgaactCATGCTCTGGGTGAGTTGGAAATGCGTCACATCAATTTCTGATTGAGTTTAGAGTGTCCCCTCAAAAGTGATTAAACTTACACGTAATCCCCTTTTTTGGCTGCAACAGAGAGAAATAGTTCTAGCCCTTGCaccaaaagggggggggggggggtactaaagtgaaaatgccaacaaagtATCAGCAAAGCAGGAAGTGTGAAGCTTCAGAAAACATACCAATCGTGTTTTGGTGTGGGGAATAGATTTGGTGGAAAGGCCCAGCCATAATGGGGATTATGAATCTCAATGTTCTGTCACTACTTACAGATACTGCACCTGTGCATAGCCCACCCACAACCAGCACCTACCTCTGCAGGTCAGGTCTTCAATGTTGTGTTTGAAGTATCCGGCGTGACACTGGCAGGAAGTGGTGCCATCAGCGTCAGTGCAGTTGGTCCGCTCTGGGTCACACTGGGTCCCCATCGCAATACAGAGGCTCTCAGCTGCATAGAGTAACATGGGCATCAGACACTCTACAGGATATTCTCCTTTCATTTCACTAGTATTACAATGCATGGTTCCCTCCTAAAAATCACTTCCATGTGCCGAATATTCTTACACAATTTATGTGCCCAGTGTGTCTTAGTTAAGGCACTGACAGCAGTATGCATCTCCATAAATCAGTATGCTATACTGCACCCAATAATATGTGCTTAACACTGCTCTTGAGAATTTCACAAAGGTGCTGATGGAAAATGAAGTTCAGACCTGGTGTTAAAACACCATTTTTCTGACAATCTAAAAACTACAGACTTTATCTCCCCTCAAAACCTAGCTTGGACTCTCCTGTTAGCTTTAGCAGCTAAAGAGCTGAAGAGTTTTAAGCCGTGTtccccaattttttttctgttctaaaggaggaggtgaaggaaaCTCGATGGAACACAACAAAATTGTATAACAATGTAACTACGCACAGGAACATTTgtggcctctggcttcctgaccaCGGGACTGACCCTCTGCTGAGTTACGCTCACCTTTAACATTTTTTGGTCAACCAAGGCATGATGAtgtgcctgtccccttcctctagtgaccctgcaataaactctcTGCTTGATCAGTTAGGCCAAATTATCACTTCCTCTGATTAAGAATCGTATAATATTATTCCTCAtgttatgcaaattattgttttaaattagcTTATATTgacatattcattatcatagccaatAAATATATACCCTTTATTTTGTAACCATTGTCATGTCTATGTTATTTCACTAAGTTGGGctctacagacatacagaattcTGACTGGTTGTTTAACTcagttgttctgaataaacTTGAAATTAACCTCACTACACTGGCACGTGTTTCACTGCTTTGTAGGAGTGTAGGGGAGATACAGACAGTACACACCCTGTGATGACTCTCCCAGGTTGTTGTAAGGTGTAAAGTTTAGCCTTTTCTGACTGTATGTTTGTATCACAGCGAGCGATAAGAGTGAAAGAGGTAAGTGGAGAGAGTGTCTACCTTTGTAGAGCAGAGAGTGATGCAGAGCCACCTTGCAGTGCCCCACAGCCtggctgcagctctccaggaacgCCTCGATTTTCTTCGTCACGAGCTCGCTGGTCACGTCGGCCGACATGGCGAACGTGTGCACGGCTGAGATCTGCACCCCATCCCCCTCGCTAGGGAGAGAAATACGACAGGAACACGCTCACTGCACCCTCCCGGTCTACAGACACCCACAGGACCAGAGTTTCAGGAGAGGGAATAGGGGATCACCTTTTATTCAGTGTGGATCGACTGTAGCCCTTCAAAACGGAAAGTGAAGCGTTGAGCTAAAAACATGCAACACAGACATATTGAGacatgttacacacacagcatcaagAAAATTCAAGCAGTTTACATGCTTACATTCTTTAGGTTTTGAACTTTGTTCAAGGCTTCAAAAACATTACACCACCTTAGGCTTGAACTAGAAACGTTAACTTGGTTAACAGTCAAGTTCTCAATCTGCTAGGCTTAGCTGATGTTatagttacacacacacacacacacacacacacatttatattgaTGAATTTGCTCCCTATGTGTGTATATCTATGAAAGAAAATCCTAACAGTAAAATTGTAAAGTGGCAGTCAGTAATTATGGGCAGCAAAAAGACATGGTTACTATAATCATTGTGTGCTTCGAAGTGTGGCTATATGAGACAATTGTGTGTAAATGCCAAtgatgtgtaaatgtgtcttATAAAAGCCTTGccaacaaagaaacaaaataaacacacaaatgcagaaaacTTTTCCCCAGTGGTTAACTTCATACAATAATCTGACATATCTGAATGATAACTGCGCTTCAAATCTACAAGCAGACAGACTGTTATAATATTATTAAGATATGGAAACTGGTGCCAGGTGTAAGCATGATCTTTGGCCCCTCTGTGTCCCACACCCTTACCAGCTGAAtgatctctctctgcagctcatGGAGGCCAAAGCTCCTGGGGTGTGTGGAGTTGAACGGCACATTGCTGAGGTGGAAAGTGCCCAGAAACGTCCTCGCTGTGGAGACACGTTTAAAAATGGGGGGATTAGGTAACAGACTAAAACACTGCATGATTCAACAAAGAGTTTGTTATGAACAATAAAAGCTGGCACACGTTCTTGTTCTTGACAGATAAGGTGCTGAAGAACAttgatacattttctgttttatggaAGTTTTAATTCTACTGTGCTGTATTATATTTCATACTGTGCTGCTGGAAGCTCTTGTTCAGAGCTcccatgaaaaataattttttttttatgtcagtgGGGCTCGTAtggaaaataaaagataaatattttctcAGGATGCACAGAGAGAATCTTAAGTTTAATCTACTTCACTGCTTGTCAAAAAACCCAATTTGTCTGTAAGATAAGGTAATGATTATGATTACTGGAAAAAATTACATACAAAGGATCATGTAAAACATcattgttaattttttaaaatattaatgttaatttaaaaaatatatatctttaacTGCCCAGCTTTTTTCCTGCAATAGTGAAATACAGGTGCGTGTATTTCCCGTGATTACATGGCTCTGTGGTGTGCGCACTGGGGTGGCAGTGCCCGCGCCCCCCTTGTGCCCTACCCCGCGTGCAGGCTCGCCCGTGCTCCAGGTCAGACCCCAGCGGGCACACGCAGCCGAAGGAGCCCCGCGTGTTCACGCACTTGGAGCCCACGGGACAGGGGGCGCTCACGCACTCGTCCATGtctgaggaggcagagagatgACCGTTTCACACTGGCACCGCACTGAGAGCCTCACCTACGCAGAGCCACAGTCAGCTCTGCAGGCCTAAACACAGGCCATGTTATTGCCCTACGATCAATGCACTGTTAACATTATTATAGTTGTAAACATTGCAAATAACATCATTATACTGTCACAAAGTGTTATATTGACAAGAACACATTTTTGCAAATGCCTATGGTAATGTTATTCCACTTGTTGTTATGTTATAATTATGCTATTAACTTTACTACACTGATAAAATGTGTTactgcatttatattatttaaatgttttgaaggTGTAATTTAAATGGTTAGAAATTAAAGCGATGTTAGATTATACGTTTATGTGCTATTAGATTATTGGCTGACCTTCACTACAGTCTGGTCCAGTCCAAGACGGCAAGCACACACATCTGTGACCTTTGCCACCTTCCAACATACACGTCCCTCCATTCCTGCAAGGGTTCGAGCCGCACGGACTCTCTGAAAAACACCCAGAAAGACACACTCAGGCATCAGACTCAAAGGAATTCTGGCACCGCTGTCAAAATtgaatatacataaaatatcaaCTGATTTGTAAGTAGCCTATATTTGCACTCCTTAAAAGCacacaggcctggattcaatcaacaattCAGAGTTAAATGCAAACATATCTTTTTCCAGTGCAAATCATGTTCTTTCCTAAGgtaattgtgaagaaaaaagcaaCACTTTTAGTTAATCCAGAGtccaagttaaggacaaatgttgattgaatgatTGTAATTCATAGATTTGCTGCAGTCATGTTCCATTCCAGCATAGAACAATAAACAGTAATTCCAGTTTCCCTGAATGCAAGATGCTCAAATTCTGTTTGTAAAGTTTGGGCATTTGTGCTATTAGTCAAGCAGCCGATATCTTCAccattttaactgtatttattactgtagtaacacaatttttttaaacctcaaaCCATTATTAAattctgtaaattaaaaataaatacatgtggaaaggaaatgtaaaataagcaCCTGGCATGACCGTTGGTCTGACGTGCATCTGCACAGTGGTGGCTTGGAACGTGGTCGAGGCTCGGTCAGTGTGGTTCCCGGTCGTGTGCGCAGGCACGGTCCTGCTGCGGGCAGTATTGCTGTAGGAGGCCGTGGTGTGTCCGGCGCGGCGCGTGGCGTTGCCGGGCGTGGCCGTGCTGGTCTCCAGGTGCAGGGTGCTGACGTCGGTGGAGATGGGGCTGGTGGCAGCGGAGGTGTGGGAAACAGTCCCGGCGgtatgggagggggggaggtacTGGGCGGTGGACGGTGAGGCCTGGGGCTCTAGGGTGGTCCAGGGGAAGGCTGtggtggcggcggtggtggtggtggtggtggtggtggcggtggcggtggtggtgggtggagtCGAGGGCTCGGCAGAGGTGCCGGGCCGGTACGGGGTCGTGGTGGAGCCCGGCATAGTGACAGAGGCGCTGGTTGCGGTTTGGAAGGTGTCTCCCTCGGCGAACTGGGTCCTTTCTGTAGAAGTCATCAGGGTGGTTGCCAGGACCTCTGTGGTCATAGCGGGCCGCTCCGTCTCAGGGGTGAAGGGGAACACAGTCGAGGGGCTGTAGATGACTGTAGTAGTGTCGTCGCCCTCGGGGGCCACCGTTGAGAAGGCCTGATCTGGGTCATCCTCCTgagtgtgaggctgtgtgtccTGGGTGTGGTCCTGGGTGTGGTCCTGGGCTGGTGGGCGGAAAGCCCCAGTGGAGGATTCAGTGGTGGTCCCAGCGGCGCTGACTGACGTGATTGCGCTCTCCTTCCCCGGCCTGGACGTGTTGGGGGCGTTGTCTTCCGTAGAAGGGACAGACGGCTCAGAGGACGAGGGATACCCTGTCTCCGACTGGTACGTCCCAGCACGGGAGGTGTGGCCAAAATGCGTGGTGTCCGCAccatccccgccccctctgTCTGTGATAGTAAGGGGGGGTGTCGAATTTGGGGTGCTGTCCGGCTCGGTGCCGGTGGACGGCTCAGAGATGTCGGAGGGCAAGCCTGTTTCAGAATGAGCGCTCCGGGAGCTGTTGGTGGGGAAGTGGGAGGAGAAAGAGCCAGAGGGGGCATCTGATTGGTCGAACCCAGGTGACGTGGCCCCGTCGGTGGAGACCCCGTTCACTGTGCTCTCTGATCGCCCCTCCTGAGTGAACCCCTGAGAGTAGGCCTGGGAGGAGTTAAACTCCTCAGAGTACGGGGTGGAGTTTTCAGAAAAGGGGGAGGTGTTTTCGGAATAAGAGGAAGTGTTTTCAGAATGGGAGGAATTGTCAGAATATGGAGAGGACAAATCAGAATATGGGGAGGAATTGTCTGAATACGGGGAAGTGTTTTTGGAGTAAGAGGAAGTGTTTTTAGAATACGGGGAGGTTTCGGAGTAAGGGGAGGAGTTGTCAGTATATGGGGCGGTGCTGTTGGTGGTGACTGACAGTAGAGTCCTTTCCCCAGCTCGGCTGATGGTGGAGGACGTGTATGCGCCATCTGTCAGGGCAGGTGAATCCCAGCTCTCTGTATCCACAGAGGTCCTTGTGCTTGCATTCACCTCAGTagctgcaaaacaaaataaatcaaaaatgaatacagTTATTCATGTGTGGCATGTAGAGTGCTAAACAGCCACTAACTTACAGGCAAGTGCATTGGATGGATGCACACACTTGAATTATACTGCTTCTTGTGTGGATGTGCGAGTGACTGTAATAACTGAACAGATACAGATGGTAGAAATTGGGGAAAGACAATGTGTTTTAGCACCAACATAAACCCAGTAGACTGCTACATTTATGTTGACTGCAATGTGGATAGGCCGCCACTAGAGAGCACCAAATGGAGATTACTCATGAACTTCtggaatgaaatgttttcagaagtcACTGCGGATGTAATGATTATGGGTGGGGGACAATTGGCAGCCGAGCCCGTCTAAGCTAACAAAAGCTCGAGCCCTAAAAATGGAGGCGCCCGGGAGGAGAGGGAATTACCGTTTCCTTCCTGGAGCTGACCTTGCAGAAGGCCGTGTTAGAACATTATCACAGGGAGCATTCGTGTTTTATCCTCCGAATTCAGAAAATAAGCAACCGTGTGGTTAAAGAAGCAAACAGTTCACTTTGAGGAATTCATTGTTAGTGAGACAGTGAAATTTGGTTGTGTATACAACTGCAAAAAATGTGTCCTGTAGTCTGTAATATCTTtgtaaaataacataatttcacttttgtgaATTTTAAAGTTACAGTAACTGTAACTGTTGTAAAAAGATCAGGTTGAACATACATAATCagccaaataacatttcagcAATACAAATGAATGATATACTAATTACTAACATTCCATAATATATATTAGTCAGTAACATTCTGTACACACCTTTAATCTCCTATAGTAACAAACTGAACCTTAACATGAGATTTCATTGTTTAGTTTTTGTAAACACTACTGATTTATGGGGAGGCACCACAGGTGGAAAAGGTGATTTTGGCTGGAAAGGTAAATTTTGAGATTTTATGATATTTAGCCACTACATtagtttcaaaaaatatatgaaacaatGATCAGAAACTACTTTAACTAGTTAATTTAGACGTTTTTATACCAGCCGTGTCAAGGCAATACCAGGCACAGGTTAGAATCTTTCACAAACGTGTGTCACTAAGGCTGTAGGACTGACCCAGTTGAAtcaaatatcatttaaaaagcttATTCTCTGGAGTATATAGCTAGCTTGGATGTCAGTATTTCCTTTGAAATCATGACATTGTTATCTCAGATATAGGTAGTATACtacaatctgattggttactgGTGCTACATGACTTTTTCGATGATGCCATTGGTTAGCATGCAAAATCAGTAGCATATTTCCCTCCTCGGCTTGCCTATATGAATCGCGTACAATGTGTTACCTATCTGTAAATTGTATCTGCTATTCAATGCATTATATGTTATTTCAGATTgtattaatggaaaataaaagaattaaCATCACACTATTTGTCACACAAGTGAACATCATGTGATTTTATAATGGAAAAACTctaaattgcatattttatttgaacataaagATATCAAATTCATAATCAGCTACGCGGCACCATTAGGAAAAACATTGAGAAACTGTAATAACAGCTAGCATGCAAGACACTGTCAGGCGGTCAGGCCTACTTCTAGCTAGCATGCTATACACTGTCAAGTAGTCAGGCCTACCTCTCGCTAGCATGCTGTACACTGACAGGCAGTAAGGCCTACCTCTCGCTAGCATGCTGTACACTGACAGGCAGTAAGGCCTACCTCTCGCTAGCATGCTGTACACTGACAGGCAGTCAGGTCTACGCCTAGCAGGCATGCCAGTGACTGTCAGGCAGTAAGGCCTACCTCTTGCTAGCATGCTGTACACTGACAGGCAGTCAGGCCTACGCCTAGCAGGCATGCCAGTGACTGTCAGGCAGTAAGGCCTACCTCTTCCTAGCATGCTGTACACTGACAGGCAGTAAGGCCTACCTCTAGCTAGCATGCTGTACACTGACAGGCAGTCAGGCCTACGCCTAGCAGGCATGCCAGTGACTGTCGGGCAGTCAGGCCCAGGAGGGGAAGTGGGCTGGCTGAGCTCCACAGgagctgagctgctgctgctgacagcTGAGGAACAAGACTGCTGAGACACAGGACTACTAcaaccagtgtgtgtgtgtgtgtgagagaggctgtggaaaacaaacatatacacacacacacacacaggagtggAAAGTAGGCTATTCTCAGTCATGGACTTTGCTCTGCCACTTTGCACACTGTAATCAAACACAGACTGAAAAACATTATTgccaagaaaatatttaaaacagggaTGATATCAAAACAAAGTGTTTTGATTTCTTCCAGCAACTTGAAATTCATGCATCCATGTTGAAATTCTCAGCTAAGCGGTTTCTTCTGCTGGCTTCATTTATGGGGCCCCTTAGTGTTTTGCAGGCATTCATAGATATACAGAAGAACATACTACAAGCCTTATGGCTTAGTTACAGGAACattatcaaattattattaaaacaggTGGTTACTCAGGGATAATTCATCATGTGATTCTACATGAAGTACATTTACTAAAAAAGTGAGGTCTTTTTTGCAAGTTGCATGCATGGGACACTTTCCACCACCCTGCtctaaaatgaacttttttttctgacaataAAATCTATGCATTAGAAGTTACTTCATCTTAactcaattattattttattttattatttttattaaaaaaaaacttcatccAGGTTATTCCTCACTATTCCTGCATGTGAACTACAGTTCtgtgaaaacagagaaaaagcCTTTATCTAGCCATCCTCGACTCGTTTTCAGACATTTTAAGAATTCAAAAATATGTCAGTAACACAACAACAGTAGTCACAACAAAGTTAAGAGGAAGAACACTTATATAAGGGTGAATTCTCTGTCCCCACCCTGTGTTTCTCATGGCTCCACTGGAGAGAATGAAGACCACTGCTCCTCACTGCAGACCACCTCTCATCCAGTTACTGGAAAATGAAGCTCCACTCCAGAAGGGCTCTTAAACCAGCAGGTATTCAAAAGAGTCAGAGAACCGGCGTGTCTCAAATCTCTAAACAGTAGCCATCCGTTGGCATGGAgtgcaacacagaaaaagtCCATTTCAGCCAGCAAAGGTTGTAGAACCTCTATTAATCATAAAGCATACGGTGTctacacaaaaaaactgcaccacaaaccTGGGAAAAGTAAATGGGAACATAACAACCCTgtataattacaaaaataattttttaattgctaTATTATAAATTAAGCGCTACAGAATTCAAGAAAGCAAGAGTTGTCAGATATCAACCACTTGCTAACCTAGACAGCTAGCTATCCAAATTCACGAGGCAGAGGCAGCCTCTGGAATGTAGGAATAGTTCCTATCACTGGAGCTGGCTATTTTTTGGCTCATGTGTCTCTCTGATCCTACCACTGAATCAACTTGCTTTGGTATCATCAATACACCTTTGCATTGCTATTTCTACACAGCACAGACATATTTATAACAAAATTGTTCTTTGTTAATGTTTGTCTTGCCATACTCCACTGATTATGGCTTTTAACAAAGATCTGTGGTGTCCTATTATCCATTGCTTCACTGACTGGCAGCCCTCTATTATCACATCAATATGACATCATTATGACAAATTACATCATTCGATATGATCGTGTGTAGATGTAGGCTACCTGACTGAAGATCTTGCCTAAAAGCTCACTTGTTCGGtcattgatttcctgtttgAAACCGTGCGGTTTCCCTTGCTGATATTTCCGTACTGTGCAATGATAACATGAACTTCTTTGGAAGATGAACAATCATTCAGGTGGATCAGTTTCCTTTACCCCATGGGCTTAGTTGTTAacttgaaacacatttttgtacTCACAAAGACCGCCTTTCTTGATTGATGTAAGAAGACTAATGTTAATAGTTGCTCCACCTGGTTTCAATCAAGTCTTGTTCGagtgcacacgtgcatgtgtgtatactaTAGGTGTGCAaccatgagtgtgtgtgtggttgcagtTGCACATAATCAACTTTGAGAGCTGTTCTGTAAGTTTATTTAGTGACATGAGCTGCATTCTCACATGCCCAAACACAACAGCTCACATGACAGTAACCTCCAGCCAGTCAACACAACACAAGACACAGCGTTCAAACCTCCTTTTCAACATTGACAAACAGAGACTGAAGTGCCCAAAAACTCCACATCAGCCCCTGGCTACAAGTGAAAGGAAAGCCCCAGGCTCTCAAAGAGGCCTATGGTAAAAGTAGCAAATATAAGAAAAGGTAGCCAAAACCAAGCGTCAGAGCTCTCAAAAAGTACTTAAGATTTCCCAAGGACTGAAGTTCTTGATACTAGGAAACTGTTTAAACTGTTACTATTGTTTTGAGGATAATGATTACGCTCAAAGATCACATTACATTGTTCACTTGCTTTATTAGTCTCTTTAAGTTCTGAATGTGGGCAGTGAAGTATACAACTCTGGCCAATATCCCAAATAGCAGTGAATATATTATGAATATGTGAGAAAGTGTGACGTACAAAGgagaaaaatgaacagttttgcTCTCATTTAAGTTAAGATTGTCTAAAAATGTTATTCTTATCCAGGGACCTCACCATTTAATAAAAACCCACACAGTTGGAGTTGAttgaaaaaagggaaatgtgGACAATCACATTTTTCTTGGACTGCAATCACATTTTTCTTGGACTGCAATCAattttaaccctcctattatgtttggggtcaatttgaccccattcaatgtttactgtctctaaaaatatggttaccatactttttttcagctagatatttcatgacttttcctaactttatggggaaaacatggcaaacatgaaattaactgaaaaaattattttcaatgttcTGTACACATGTTGTACGCATCGGTGTTGTTGGGGTCATTTTGAACCCAAGCTCTACTgttatataaaaccatcattttgatcttgtttttgttgtgttggctgagggcactttcacattaatttgtgtgtgtgtgtgtgtgtgtgaggagaaaacATAGTTCCCACGAGATCTCTGATCATTCTCGCAACATGGGGGCGGGAGCAGACTCTAAACCATTTCTTGTGCCTCaactaaagattttgaaaatgaccaccagacagaggcgtatattttctgccactgaggttctgtcacagaTCTTGGAGGGTGAAAGTAATTTAGATGAGGatgtctgagactgaggataatgttgaggaggaccctgaTTATGTGGCATCCTCctgatgatgagaatgaagcctttgagataccacattctgaccctcctgttgtttctcaaccaccaaaacaccctcctgtcatctctcaaccaccaagaaaccctcctgtcatctctcaacccccaagaaaccctcctgtcatctctcaaccaccaagaactgacatgttcacttccaaaaatggaaaattactaTGGTCCGGATCCCCAGTTGAAGGACAGGGTagacttagtgctgctaatgtcatcaaaatggttccaggcccccccagatatgctagcagtcatgtacaagacataaagtctgcatttgaactcttcataacaccatcaatgcaaaaggatattcttgagatgacaaaATTAGAGGGAATGCGTGTGTATGGtgacaattggaaagagctggatgtgacccactAGCAATCCTATGTTGGGTTGCTCattttggcaggagtgtacaagtcaaaaggtgaagcaacagcaagcctttggaatgctgacactggtagggcaatttttccagccacaatgtctctggagagatttcatgttttctcccacattatacACTTTGATGACAGGGACACAAGGCAGGGTCGACAGGAGCATGACAAACTTGCACCTATCtcgtctgaatgaagaattgatacCCACTGGTACCTAATTGagctgttatgttcattttttatcaaaactcaattctggtgactaatttactttttattggtgttttcTTCATTGTTAACTGTC includes:
- the heg1 gene encoding protein HEG; translated protein: METCSVIQKSRLVLLALLLIVFNALCAARSFTASTDTDHTAMTESYLPFNVTNLEEITALPTEFVNTASSSTRGAVTEWENSASTEIRDPLLGFSEEQQPPTEANSATEVNASTRTSVDTESWDSPALTDGAYTSSTISRAGERTLLSVTTNSTAPYTDNSSPYSETSPYSKNTSSYSKNTSPYSDNSSPYSDLSSPYSDNSSHSENTSSYSENTSPFSENSTPYSEEFNSSQAYSQGFTQEGRSESTVNGVSTDGATSPGFDQSDAPSGSFSSHFPTNSSRSAHSETGLPSDISEPSTGTEPDSTPNSTPPLTITDRGGGDGADTTHFGHTSRAGTYQSETGYPSSSEPSVPSTEDNAPNTSRPGKESAITSVSAAGTTTESSTGAFRPPAQDHTQDHTQDTQPHTQEDDPDQAFSTVAPEGDDTTTVIYSPSTVFPFTPETERPAMTTEVLATTLMTSTERTQFAEGDTFQTATSASVTMPGSTTTPYRPGTSAEPSTPPTTTATATTTTTTTTAATTAFPWTTLEPQASPSTAQYLPPSHTAGTVSHTSAATSPISTDVSTLHLETSTATPGNATRRAGHTTASYSNTARSRTVPAHTTGNHTDRASTTFQATTVQMHVRPTVMPESPCGSNPCRNGGTCMLEGGKGHRCVCLPSWTGPDCSEDMDECVSAPCPVGSKCVNTRGSFGCVCPLGSDLEHGRACTRARTFLGTFHLSNVPFNSTHPRSFGLHELQREIIQLLNASLSVLKGYSRSTLNKSEGDGVQISAVHTFAMSADVTSELVTKKIEAFLESCSQAVGHCKVALHHSLLYKAESLCIAMGTQCDPERTNCTDADGTTSCQCHAGYFKHNIEDLTCRECEDGFKLENGTCVRCMFGFGGFNCGNFYKLITVVVSPAGGVLLLILIIALIVTCCRKDKNDISKIIFKSGDFQLSPYAEYPKNNRVSMEWGRETIEMQENGSTKNLLQMTDIYYSPALRNPELERSGLYPFSGMPGSRHSCIYPAQWNPSFISDDTRRRDYF